A genomic window from Aquila chrysaetos chrysaetos chromosome 9, bAquChr1.4, whole genome shotgun sequence includes:
- the SMG5 gene encoding protein SMG5 isoform X1 — MSQGGGATGESGEPEAKVLHTKRLYRKQVCIGDALQDASCRVLEGKVKYPPMSLLRSSLEGDFSVLHIWQAFESWCIAVVEAVHRLDLILGNKAAYQEVFKPENISLRNKLRELCVKLMFLHPVDYGRKAEELLWRKVYYEVIQLIKTNKKHIHSRSTLECAYRTHLVAGIGFYQHLLLYIQSHYQLELQCCIDWTHVTDPLIGCKKPVSASEKEMEWAQMACHRCLVYLGDLARYQNELAGVDTELLAERFYYQALSVAPQIGMPFNQLGTLAGSKYYNVEATYCYLRCIQSEVSFEGAYGNLKRLYDKAAKMYHQLKKCETRKLSPSKKRGKDIKRLLVSFMYLQSLLQPKSSSLDSELTSLCQSVLEDFNLCLFYLPSPPNLSSTSEDEEEYESGYSFLPDLLIFRMVIICLMSVHSLKRAGSKQYSAAIAFTLALFSHLINHVNIRLQAELEEGENPVPAFQSDGTDDQEPREPLNSIEKETEADLANHQPSEEQRKNDCKKSKKYSRLSCLRRRRHPQKVDESDLSEGFDSDSSQGSIKGSDGSESGSEKSDEEAEAAFDVETDSDMNSQESRSDLEDMEDEPGEDGSGQGKSGPKEALKNCVDGSGLGDSKGPSISKTEAPDPAVNGPASLSTNDASIASNLQAMSTQLFQTKRCFRLAPTFSNILLKPNSEPPILKDGIESKPCVNGDLEKPSLVEQDDVSDSEESISSNKSCRNERSLQEKLEIVTNEGLLLTVKVFLDWLRTNTDLIIMCAQSSQSLWNRLSVLLNLLPSAADLQESGLALCNEVKDILSGAELPDLKANLLLPEDVALRNLPPLKNAHKRFNFEQDRPIFSAVEESVVRICCIRSFGHFITHLQGSILQFNSELGIFISIAQSEQDNLLHQAQAQFHMAAEEARRNRLMRDMAQLRLQLEVSQLEGSLQQPKAQSAMSPYLVPDTQALCQHLAVVKQLATSGRFIIIIPRTVIDGLDFLKKENAGARDSIRYLEAEFKKGNRYIRCQKDVGKSFERHKLKRQDLDAWNLYKILDSCKQLTVSQGSGEDDTTGMVTIITGFQLEDPSTFSAPMQSAIQAATNASVEIKNVLEFYKQWKEMG, encoded by the exons ATGAGCCAGGGCGGAGGGGCCACCGGCGAGAGCGGCGAGCCGGAGGCCAAGGTGCTGCACACCAAGCGGCTGTACCG GAAACAGGTTTGTATTGGAGATGCCCTCCAGGATGCGTCCTGCCGTGTGCTCGAGGGGAAGGTGAAATACCCTCCAATGTCCCTGCTTAGATCGTCCCTGGAAGGAGACTTTTCTGTACTTCACATTTGGCAGGCATTTGAGTCCTGGTGCAT AGCAGTGGTAGAGGCTGTTCATCGATTGGATCTCATCCTTGGTAATAAGGCAGCGTATCAAGAAGTGTTCAAGCCAGAGAACATCAGCTTGAGGAACAA GCTGCGGGAGTTGTGTGTGAAGCTGATGTTCTTGCATCCAGTGGattatggaagaaaagcagaagaactgCTTTGGAGAAAAGTTTACTATGAAGTTATCCagctcattaaaacaaataaaaag cacATTCACAGCCGTAGCACTCTGGAGTGTGCGTACCGGACTCACTTAGTTGCTGGCATAGGATTTTACCAGCACCTTCTCCTCTACATTCAGTCTCACTATCAGCTAGAGCTGCAGTGCTGTATTGACTGGACGCATGTAACGGACCCTTTAATAG GCTGCAAGAAACCTGTGTCTGCAtcggagaaggagatggagTGGGCACAGATGGCATGTCACAGATGTCTGGTTTATCTGGGAGATCTAG CTCGCTATCAGAATGAACTGGCAGGTGTGGACACAGAGTTGCTGGCTGAGCGGTTTTACTATCAAGCCCTTTCTGTTGCACCACAAATTG GCATGCCCTTTAACCAGTTGGGGACATTGGCAGGGAGCAAATACTACAATGTGGAAGCTACCTATTGCTACTTACGCTG TATCCAGTCTGAAGTGTCCTTTGAAGGTGCCTATGGGAACCTGAAGCGGCTGTATGACAAAGCAGCCAAAATGTATCATCAGTTGAAGAAATGTGAAACCAGGAAGTTGTCTCCAAGCAAGAAGCG AGGCAAAGACATTAAGAGGTTGCTGGTGAGCTTTATGTACCTGCAGAGTCTTTTGCAGCCAAAGAGCAG CTCTTTGGATTCTGAGCTGACGTCTCTCTGCCAGTCTGTGCTGGAGGATTTCAACCTGTGCTTGTTCTACCTGCCCTCTCCTCCTAATCTGAGCTCAACTAGTGAAGATGAAGAAGAGTATGAGAGTGGCTACTCCTTCCTTCCTGATCTCCTGATCTTTCGCATGGTGATCATCTGCCTTATGAGTGTTCACAGCCTCAAGAGGGCAG GTTCAAAGCAGTACAGTGCAGCCATCGCTTTCACGCTGGCCCTCTTCTCTCACCTGATAAATCACGTCAATATTCGCCTGCAGGCAGAGctagaagaaggggaaaatccAGTCCCAGCCTTTCAGAGTGATGGCACAG ATGACCAGGAGCCGCGGGAGCCATTGAACTCGATTGAGAAGGAAACTGAAGCTGACTTGGCCAATCATCAGCCCAGTGAGGAACAAAGGAAGAATGactgcaagaaaagcaagaaatactCCCGCCTTTCCTGTttgcgccgccgccgccacccccAGAAGGTGGATGAGAGTGACCTGAGCGAGGGCTTTGACTCTGACTCCAGCCAGGGCTCCATAAAGGGCAGTGATGGCTCAGAAAGTGGCTCAGAGAAGAGTGATGAGgaagcagaagctgcttttgATGTGGAGACGGACTCTGACATGAACAGCCAAGAATCTCGGTCCGACTTGGAGGACATGGAGGATGAGCCAGGTGAGGATGGAAGCGGCCAAGGCAAAAGCGGGCCCAAAGAAGCCTTAAAAAACTGTGTGGATGGCAGTGGGCTGGGGGACTCCAAGGGCCCAAGCATCTCTAAAACTGAGGCTCCGGATCCAGCAGTCAATGGGCCAGCTTCCCTGAGCACTAATGACGCAAGCATAGCCAGTAATCTCCAGGCCATGTCCACCCAGCTGTTTCAGACCAAACGCTGCTTTCGCTTGGCTCCCACTTTCAGCAACATCCTTCTGAAACCGAACAGTGAACCACCCATCTTGAAGGATGGAATAGAAAGTAAGCCATGTGTCAATGGAGATCTGGAGAAGCCCAGCTTGGTGGAGCAAG ATGATGTGTCTGACTctgaagaaagcatttcaaGTAACAAATCCTGCAGGAATGAGCGGTCCCTTCAGGAGAAGCTAGAGATTGTGACCAACGAAGGGCTGCTTCTCACTGTCAAGGTGTTCCTGGACTGGCTGAGGACAAACACGGACCTCATCATCATGTGTGCTCAG AGCTCTCAGAGCCTGTGGAACAGGCTGTCTGTGCTCCTGAAccttctgccttctgctgcagaCCTGCAGGAATCAG GGCTGGCCCTATGTAATGAAGTCAAGGACATTCTGAGTGGTGCTGAGCTCCCAGACCTGAAAGCCAACTTGCTGCTACCAGAAGATGTGGCCTTGCGAAATCTTCCCCCTCTGAAAAATGCACACAAGAGGTTTAACTTTGAGCAGGACCGGCCCATTTTCTCAGCAGTTGAGGAG TCTGTTGTTCGGATTTGCTGCATTCGGAGCTTTGGCCACTTCATTACCCACTTGCAAGGCAGCATCCTGCAGTTCAACTCAGAGCTTGGGATCTTCATCAGCATAGCACAGTCAGAGCAAGACAACTTGCTGCACCAGGCCCAAGCCCAGTTTCACATG GCTGCAGAGGAAGCTCGTCGGAACAGGCTAATGAGAGATATGGCTCAGCTTCGACTGCAG ctGGAGGTTTCTCAGCTGGAGGGAAGTCTCCAGCAGCCCAAAGCACAGTCAGCCATGTCTCCTTATCTTGTCCCGGACACCCAGGCTCTCTGCCAGCACCTGGCTGTTGTCAAGCAGCTGGCCACCAGCGGGAGGTTCATAATCATCATCCCTCGAACAG tgATCGATGGCTTAGACTTCCTGAAAAAGGAGAACGCAGGTGCTCGGGACAGCATCCGGTATCTGGAGGCAgaatttaaaaagggaaacag GTACATTCGTTGCCAGAAGGATGTTGGGAAAAGCTTTGAGAGACATAAACTGAAGAGACAAGATTTAGATGCCTG GAATCTCTATAAAATACTGGACAGCTGCAAACAACTGACAGTGTCCCAAGGAAGTGGAGAGGATGACACCACAGGAATGGTCACCATCATCACGGGCTTTCAGCTGGAGGACCCAAGCACATTCTCAGCGCCCATGCAG TCTGCCATCCAGGCAGCCACCAATGCCagtgtagaaataaaaaatgttctggAGTTCTACAAGCAGTGGAAAGAGATGGGCTGA
- the SMG5 gene encoding protein SMG5 isoform X2, translating into MSQGGGATGESGEPEAKVLHTKRLYRAVVEAVHRLDLILGNKAAYQEVFKPENISLRNKLRELCVKLMFLHPVDYGRKAEELLWRKVYYEVIQLIKTNKKHIHSRSTLECAYRTHLVAGIGFYQHLLLYIQSHYQLELQCCIDWTHVTDPLIGCKKPVSASEKEMEWAQMACHRCLVYLGDLARYQNELAGVDTELLAERFYYQALSVAPQIGMPFNQLGTLAGSKYYNVEATYCYLRCIQSEVSFEGAYGNLKRLYDKAAKMYHQLKKCETRKLSPSKKRGKDIKRLLVSFMYLQSLLQPKSSSLDSELTSLCQSVLEDFNLCLFYLPSPPNLSSTSEDEEEYESGYSFLPDLLIFRMVIICLMSVHSLKRAGSKQYSAAIAFTLALFSHLINHVNIRLQAELEEGENPVPAFQSDGTDDQEPREPLNSIEKETEADLANHQPSEEQRKNDCKKSKKYSRLSCLRRRRHPQKVDESDLSEGFDSDSSQGSIKGSDGSESGSEKSDEEAEAAFDVETDSDMNSQESRSDLEDMEDEPGEDGSGQGKSGPKEALKNCVDGSGLGDSKGPSISKTEAPDPAVNGPASLSTNDASIASNLQAMSTQLFQTKRCFRLAPTFSNILLKPNSEPPILKDGIESKPCVNGDLEKPSLVEQDDVSDSEESISSNKSCRNERSLQEKLEIVTNEGLLLTVKVFLDWLRTNTDLIIMCAQSSQSLWNRLSVLLNLLPSAADLQESGLALCNEVKDILSGAELPDLKANLLLPEDVALRNLPPLKNAHKRFNFEQDRPIFSAVEESVVRICCIRSFGHFITHLQGSILQFNSELGIFISIAQSEQDNLLHQAQAQFHMAAEEARRNRLMRDMAQLRLQLEVSQLEGSLQQPKAQSAMSPYLVPDTQALCQHLAVVKQLATSGRFIIIIPRTVIDGLDFLKKENAGARDSIRYLEAEFKKGNRYIRCQKDVGKSFERHKLKRQDLDAWNLYKILDSCKQLTVSQGSGEDDTTGMVTIITGFQLEDPSTFSAPMQSAIQAATNASVEIKNVLEFYKQWKEMG; encoded by the exons ATGAGCCAGGGCGGAGGGGCCACCGGCGAGAGCGGCGAGCCGGAGGCCAAGGTGCTGCACACCAAGCGGCTGTACCG AGCAGTGGTAGAGGCTGTTCATCGATTGGATCTCATCCTTGGTAATAAGGCAGCGTATCAAGAAGTGTTCAAGCCAGAGAACATCAGCTTGAGGAACAA GCTGCGGGAGTTGTGTGTGAAGCTGATGTTCTTGCATCCAGTGGattatggaagaaaagcagaagaactgCTTTGGAGAAAAGTTTACTATGAAGTTATCCagctcattaaaacaaataaaaag cacATTCACAGCCGTAGCACTCTGGAGTGTGCGTACCGGACTCACTTAGTTGCTGGCATAGGATTTTACCAGCACCTTCTCCTCTACATTCAGTCTCACTATCAGCTAGAGCTGCAGTGCTGTATTGACTGGACGCATGTAACGGACCCTTTAATAG GCTGCAAGAAACCTGTGTCTGCAtcggagaaggagatggagTGGGCACAGATGGCATGTCACAGATGTCTGGTTTATCTGGGAGATCTAG CTCGCTATCAGAATGAACTGGCAGGTGTGGACACAGAGTTGCTGGCTGAGCGGTTTTACTATCAAGCCCTTTCTGTTGCACCACAAATTG GCATGCCCTTTAACCAGTTGGGGACATTGGCAGGGAGCAAATACTACAATGTGGAAGCTACCTATTGCTACTTACGCTG TATCCAGTCTGAAGTGTCCTTTGAAGGTGCCTATGGGAACCTGAAGCGGCTGTATGACAAAGCAGCCAAAATGTATCATCAGTTGAAGAAATGTGAAACCAGGAAGTTGTCTCCAAGCAAGAAGCG AGGCAAAGACATTAAGAGGTTGCTGGTGAGCTTTATGTACCTGCAGAGTCTTTTGCAGCCAAAGAGCAG CTCTTTGGATTCTGAGCTGACGTCTCTCTGCCAGTCTGTGCTGGAGGATTTCAACCTGTGCTTGTTCTACCTGCCCTCTCCTCCTAATCTGAGCTCAACTAGTGAAGATGAAGAAGAGTATGAGAGTGGCTACTCCTTCCTTCCTGATCTCCTGATCTTTCGCATGGTGATCATCTGCCTTATGAGTGTTCACAGCCTCAAGAGGGCAG GTTCAAAGCAGTACAGTGCAGCCATCGCTTTCACGCTGGCCCTCTTCTCTCACCTGATAAATCACGTCAATATTCGCCTGCAGGCAGAGctagaagaaggggaaaatccAGTCCCAGCCTTTCAGAGTGATGGCACAG ATGACCAGGAGCCGCGGGAGCCATTGAACTCGATTGAGAAGGAAACTGAAGCTGACTTGGCCAATCATCAGCCCAGTGAGGAACAAAGGAAGAATGactgcaagaaaagcaagaaatactCCCGCCTTTCCTGTttgcgccgccgccgccacccccAGAAGGTGGATGAGAGTGACCTGAGCGAGGGCTTTGACTCTGACTCCAGCCAGGGCTCCATAAAGGGCAGTGATGGCTCAGAAAGTGGCTCAGAGAAGAGTGATGAGgaagcagaagctgcttttgATGTGGAGACGGACTCTGACATGAACAGCCAAGAATCTCGGTCCGACTTGGAGGACATGGAGGATGAGCCAGGTGAGGATGGAAGCGGCCAAGGCAAAAGCGGGCCCAAAGAAGCCTTAAAAAACTGTGTGGATGGCAGTGGGCTGGGGGACTCCAAGGGCCCAAGCATCTCTAAAACTGAGGCTCCGGATCCAGCAGTCAATGGGCCAGCTTCCCTGAGCACTAATGACGCAAGCATAGCCAGTAATCTCCAGGCCATGTCCACCCAGCTGTTTCAGACCAAACGCTGCTTTCGCTTGGCTCCCACTTTCAGCAACATCCTTCTGAAACCGAACAGTGAACCACCCATCTTGAAGGATGGAATAGAAAGTAAGCCATGTGTCAATGGAGATCTGGAGAAGCCCAGCTTGGTGGAGCAAG ATGATGTGTCTGACTctgaagaaagcatttcaaGTAACAAATCCTGCAGGAATGAGCGGTCCCTTCAGGAGAAGCTAGAGATTGTGACCAACGAAGGGCTGCTTCTCACTGTCAAGGTGTTCCTGGACTGGCTGAGGACAAACACGGACCTCATCATCATGTGTGCTCAG AGCTCTCAGAGCCTGTGGAACAGGCTGTCTGTGCTCCTGAAccttctgccttctgctgcagaCCTGCAGGAATCAG GGCTGGCCCTATGTAATGAAGTCAAGGACATTCTGAGTGGTGCTGAGCTCCCAGACCTGAAAGCCAACTTGCTGCTACCAGAAGATGTGGCCTTGCGAAATCTTCCCCCTCTGAAAAATGCACACAAGAGGTTTAACTTTGAGCAGGACCGGCCCATTTTCTCAGCAGTTGAGGAG TCTGTTGTTCGGATTTGCTGCATTCGGAGCTTTGGCCACTTCATTACCCACTTGCAAGGCAGCATCCTGCAGTTCAACTCAGAGCTTGGGATCTTCATCAGCATAGCACAGTCAGAGCAAGACAACTTGCTGCACCAGGCCCAAGCCCAGTTTCACATG GCTGCAGAGGAAGCTCGTCGGAACAGGCTAATGAGAGATATGGCTCAGCTTCGACTGCAG ctGGAGGTTTCTCAGCTGGAGGGAAGTCTCCAGCAGCCCAAAGCACAGTCAGCCATGTCTCCTTATCTTGTCCCGGACACCCAGGCTCTCTGCCAGCACCTGGCTGTTGTCAAGCAGCTGGCCACCAGCGGGAGGTTCATAATCATCATCCCTCGAACAG tgATCGATGGCTTAGACTTCCTGAAAAAGGAGAACGCAGGTGCTCGGGACAGCATCCGGTATCTGGAGGCAgaatttaaaaagggaaacag GTACATTCGTTGCCAGAAGGATGTTGGGAAAAGCTTTGAGAGACATAAACTGAAGAGACAAGATTTAGATGCCTG GAATCTCTATAAAATACTGGACAGCTGCAAACAACTGACAGTGTCCCAAGGAAGTGGAGAGGATGACACCACAGGAATGGTCACCATCATCACGGGCTTTCAGCTGGAGGACCCAAGCACATTCTCAGCGCCCATGCAG TCTGCCATCCAGGCAGCCACCAATGCCagtgtagaaataaaaaatgttctggAGTTCTACAAGCAGTGGAAAGAGATGGGCTGA
- the SMG5 gene encoding protein SMG5 isoform X3 → MSQGGGATGESGEPEAKVLHTKRLYRKQVCIGDALQDASCRVLEGKVKYPPMSLLRSSLEGDFSVLHIWQAFESWCIAVVEAVHRLDLILGNKAAYQEVFKPENISLRNKLRELCVKLMFLHPVDYGRKAEELLWRKVYYEVIQLIKTNKKHIHSRSTLECAYRTHLVAGIGFYQHLLLYIQSHYQLELQCCIDWTHVTDPLIGCKKPVSASEKEMEWAQMACHRCLVYLGDLARYQNELAGVDTELLAERFYYQALSVAPQIGMPFNQLGTLAGSKYYNVEATYCYLRCIQSEVSFEGAYGNLKRLYDKAAKMYHQLKKCETRKLSPSKKRGKDIKRLLVSFMYLQSLLQPKSSSLDSELTSLCQSVLEDFNLCLFYLPSPPNLSSTSEDEEEYESGYSFLPDLLIFRMVIICLMSVHSLKRAGSKQYSAAIAFTLALFSHLINHVNIRLQAELEEGENPVPAFQSDGTDDQEPREPLNSIEKETEADLANHQPSEEQRKNDCKKSKKYSRLSCLRRRRHPQKVDESDLSEGFDSDSSQGSIKGSDGSESGSEKSDEEAEAAFDVETDSDMNSQESRSDLEDMEDEPGEDGSGQGKSGPKEALKNCVDGSGLGDSKGPSISKTEAPDPAVNGPASLSTNDASIASNLQAMSTQLFQTKRCFRLAPTFSNILLKPNSEPPILKDGIESKPCVNGDLEKPSLVEQDDVSDSEESISSNKSCRNERSLQEKLEIVTNEGLLLTVKVFLDWLRTNTDLIIMCAQSSQSLWNRLSVLLNLLPSAADLQESGLALCNEVKDILSGAELPDLKANLLLPEDVALRNLPPLKNAHKRFNFEQDRPIFSAVEESVVRICCIRSFGHFITHLQGSILQFNSELGIFISIAQSEQDNLLHQAQAQFHMAAEEARRNRLMRDMAQLRLQ, encoded by the exons ATGAGCCAGGGCGGAGGGGCCACCGGCGAGAGCGGCGAGCCGGAGGCCAAGGTGCTGCACACCAAGCGGCTGTACCG GAAACAGGTTTGTATTGGAGATGCCCTCCAGGATGCGTCCTGCCGTGTGCTCGAGGGGAAGGTGAAATACCCTCCAATGTCCCTGCTTAGATCGTCCCTGGAAGGAGACTTTTCTGTACTTCACATTTGGCAGGCATTTGAGTCCTGGTGCAT AGCAGTGGTAGAGGCTGTTCATCGATTGGATCTCATCCTTGGTAATAAGGCAGCGTATCAAGAAGTGTTCAAGCCAGAGAACATCAGCTTGAGGAACAA GCTGCGGGAGTTGTGTGTGAAGCTGATGTTCTTGCATCCAGTGGattatggaagaaaagcagaagaactgCTTTGGAGAAAAGTTTACTATGAAGTTATCCagctcattaaaacaaataaaaag cacATTCACAGCCGTAGCACTCTGGAGTGTGCGTACCGGACTCACTTAGTTGCTGGCATAGGATTTTACCAGCACCTTCTCCTCTACATTCAGTCTCACTATCAGCTAGAGCTGCAGTGCTGTATTGACTGGACGCATGTAACGGACCCTTTAATAG GCTGCAAGAAACCTGTGTCTGCAtcggagaaggagatggagTGGGCACAGATGGCATGTCACAGATGTCTGGTTTATCTGGGAGATCTAG CTCGCTATCAGAATGAACTGGCAGGTGTGGACACAGAGTTGCTGGCTGAGCGGTTTTACTATCAAGCCCTTTCTGTTGCACCACAAATTG GCATGCCCTTTAACCAGTTGGGGACATTGGCAGGGAGCAAATACTACAATGTGGAAGCTACCTATTGCTACTTACGCTG TATCCAGTCTGAAGTGTCCTTTGAAGGTGCCTATGGGAACCTGAAGCGGCTGTATGACAAAGCAGCCAAAATGTATCATCAGTTGAAGAAATGTGAAACCAGGAAGTTGTCTCCAAGCAAGAAGCG AGGCAAAGACATTAAGAGGTTGCTGGTGAGCTTTATGTACCTGCAGAGTCTTTTGCAGCCAAAGAGCAG CTCTTTGGATTCTGAGCTGACGTCTCTCTGCCAGTCTGTGCTGGAGGATTTCAACCTGTGCTTGTTCTACCTGCCCTCTCCTCCTAATCTGAGCTCAACTAGTGAAGATGAAGAAGAGTATGAGAGTGGCTACTCCTTCCTTCCTGATCTCCTGATCTTTCGCATGGTGATCATCTGCCTTATGAGTGTTCACAGCCTCAAGAGGGCAG GTTCAAAGCAGTACAGTGCAGCCATCGCTTTCACGCTGGCCCTCTTCTCTCACCTGATAAATCACGTCAATATTCGCCTGCAGGCAGAGctagaagaaggggaaaatccAGTCCCAGCCTTTCAGAGTGATGGCACAG ATGACCAGGAGCCGCGGGAGCCATTGAACTCGATTGAGAAGGAAACTGAAGCTGACTTGGCCAATCATCAGCCCAGTGAGGAACAAAGGAAGAATGactgcaagaaaagcaagaaatactCCCGCCTTTCCTGTttgcgccgccgccgccacccccAGAAGGTGGATGAGAGTGACCTGAGCGAGGGCTTTGACTCTGACTCCAGCCAGGGCTCCATAAAGGGCAGTGATGGCTCAGAAAGTGGCTCAGAGAAGAGTGATGAGgaagcagaagctgcttttgATGTGGAGACGGACTCTGACATGAACAGCCAAGAATCTCGGTCCGACTTGGAGGACATGGAGGATGAGCCAGGTGAGGATGGAAGCGGCCAAGGCAAAAGCGGGCCCAAAGAAGCCTTAAAAAACTGTGTGGATGGCAGTGGGCTGGGGGACTCCAAGGGCCCAAGCATCTCTAAAACTGAGGCTCCGGATCCAGCAGTCAATGGGCCAGCTTCCCTGAGCACTAATGACGCAAGCATAGCCAGTAATCTCCAGGCCATGTCCACCCAGCTGTTTCAGACCAAACGCTGCTTTCGCTTGGCTCCCACTTTCAGCAACATCCTTCTGAAACCGAACAGTGAACCACCCATCTTGAAGGATGGAATAGAAAGTAAGCCATGTGTCAATGGAGATCTGGAGAAGCCCAGCTTGGTGGAGCAAG ATGATGTGTCTGACTctgaagaaagcatttcaaGTAACAAATCCTGCAGGAATGAGCGGTCCCTTCAGGAGAAGCTAGAGATTGTGACCAACGAAGGGCTGCTTCTCACTGTCAAGGTGTTCCTGGACTGGCTGAGGACAAACACGGACCTCATCATCATGTGTGCTCAG AGCTCTCAGAGCCTGTGGAACAGGCTGTCTGTGCTCCTGAAccttctgccttctgctgcagaCCTGCAGGAATCAG GGCTGGCCCTATGTAATGAAGTCAAGGACATTCTGAGTGGTGCTGAGCTCCCAGACCTGAAAGCCAACTTGCTGCTACCAGAAGATGTGGCCTTGCGAAATCTTCCCCCTCTGAAAAATGCACACAAGAGGTTTAACTTTGAGCAGGACCGGCCCATTTTCTCAGCAGTTGAGGAG TCTGTTGTTCGGATTTGCTGCATTCGGAGCTTTGGCCACTTCATTACCCACTTGCAAGGCAGCATCCTGCAGTTCAACTCAGAGCTTGGGATCTTCATCAGCATAGCACAGTCAGAGCAAGACAACTTGCTGCACCAGGCCCAAGCCCAGTTTCACATG GCTGCAGAGGAAGCTCGTCGGAACAGGCTAATGAGAGATATGGCTCAGCTTCGACTGCAG tgA